A stretch of DNA from Takifugu rubripes chromosome 15, fTakRub1.2, whole genome shotgun sequence:
GATGTGATCTGTCCAGCAGTGTTTTCTAGAGATTTCAGGGCAAACAAAACTCCAAAAATCATAAAAAGCTCAGAGCACCCCagcaagaaacatttcagccTGTGAAGAGGTAGTCCGACACATCTGCAACAGTAACACAGTcataggggggaaaaaacagttcCAAATCTGCCGACTGAGCAGTGTTTTATAAGGCCTCAGATCAGGATCGGCTCCTGGTCACCTTCACCTCCGCCTGCGGTTCAGCTTCCTGGAACGTTGTTGCTTCCTGAAGTCGATGAGACAGTCGGTGGCCTCAGAGATGGGAGTGAAGGACCTGATGGGGGAGTTGCTGATTCTGACTGCTCTTTCGTCAGCCTCCTCCGCcacatcatcatcgtcgtcatcattcAGCAGGTCGATGACATACCTGACGCAGCAGCACAAACGGTGATGTTTTACTGcctgttatttttatgtttgggTTAATACGGCTGGAGTATTTCATCTGTGTATCCATGTTTAAAAGTCAGGGTTTATTGTGACTGCTCACCCAGGCTGGAGTTTGGATCCACTTGGTCTCGCCTCTGTGAACACACAACAACGTCTTTAGAAAAACACGCCTAAATTCAAACATTGAACCTGCAACATGACTCACCTGAGTCTCTACTCTCTGTTTTGTCCAGAGCTGACAGCAGATTTTCCGTCTGGAAGATCAGAAAAACAGTTATTTTGTTGACACCAAGGAATCCATCTTTAGTCCTGGAATTCTAGAGCACCTTTGATTGCTGGATGCAGAGTTCTGTGTGTTTGCCATAGTCTCTCAGGGGGACCACAGCCTGGCAGATGTAACATTTCTCTCTGTTGCTGGGGAAATGAGCAGAACAATAAACAGACCGATCTCTGGATGTGAAGGCTGGTGAGGCTCAAGGTGAGGCTGCGGCGCCGTTTACCTGACGGTGCTGCACGACTCGgcgagctcttcctcctccttccgcGCCCTCTTCCTCCGTGGCTTCAATGACGCTTGTAAAGAGACACAAGTCAGTAAAATCAGCAGGTAAAAATCCATTAAAGGTCAGCTCTTCCTACCTTGGTGGAAGTCAGGTTCCGGCCTGTCTTGGGTGGTTTCCTCACCGTCGCAGTACGCAGCGTGGACCTCGATCTCCGTCATCGGGTACGACCTCTGACACATGGGACAGTTTACGCCGGGTTCCCTGGCCTGACAGGTGACGGGCAGATCTGGCTCGGGGGACGTTGCCCTCCGCAGTGCTCCGTCTCCCAAGTCgtccatctccacgtcctcctctgtcttcccccTATCTAAGACGTCTTCCTCTGAACTGCTCTCCAACAGAGCTGAAAACAATCGCAGGAAATCAGGGTTTGCGTCGTTTCTGCTCGCAGTCGTTCACAAATAAGATTTTCAAAATCAGGACCTAAACTGGTTTTATCTGCAATTTATTCATTACCGAAAGCTACAAATGTGAAAGTAGAAGATAACCCTCCTCCCTTTGAGCTACGGTGGCTTTTGCAGGACTCATGCCTCATTCATCCTCCATGTTTTGGTACCAGAGCAGTGAAGAATAAAGCAGATCTCCTTGGTTCGCCTCCTAAATGTGTGGACTCACCGTCAATGtcagcctccttcagctgctcatcAGCGGCCGTGGAATCGTCCTGCAGGATCATGTCAACATCCAGCAGATCGGGGCTTTTAGATGGAAGCTGTGTGGGGAAGGAACACCTGAAACCTCTCAGTTACAGTCAATCCTAATATGTTACCAGGCTTCCAATCCAACCTCGGAGTGTTTGTGTCCAACTCGGCGTATGGACTCACCTGTGCTGCGGCGTCGGCGACCACAATCACGTCTCGCGTCCTGTCGTCATTCATGTCGCTCAGCTGCGTCTCTGTTGCACCATTGAGATCTCAGCGTCTGATGTGTTAGGAACAGCATAAAAACAGGGCGGCGCTTCTGTACCTGGACAAACGCGGCAGTCATCAGTGTCCATCAGCCCTCCGTCTTCCTCGTCTCTCTTCTCCGGTGGCTCATATTCAGCCTCGCCTTCGTtgccccctccttcccccccctccGCATTAGCGTCGCCGGCCTCACACGGCTTCTTACTCCTCAGCCGGAGAACGCGCCTGAAGTTCAGAGTATACAATAGTTGTGTTTTTTAGTTTCCTGGCTATCTTAGCACACAGCCTTTATCTGTATTGTTTGAGGGGGTTTAATGTCATAAAAATCTTCCGTTTTCATCCTCATCACGTAGCATACGTGTCAAATAATCTAGTACTTAATTACAAACTTGCGcatatattcatatttatgaGTGATAAGGCCATTTAACATCCCCAGCATCATAGTGGCTTAGCCAATAAAGCTCTGTTGATTTCCTCACCCACCACCTGCCAGAACCTGTGTTTGTTCCTGCAAGACCCCCAGCAGTGAGTAACACTAGCTATATTTTACATCTGGAGCAGTGTGGGACAGTTGGGGAATGTCACAACTTGATGCTACAGTTTTTTGGAGCGATTTATAGAAAAAGCTCATGTATTTCTTTTATGAAATCTCTTATTTTGAGGTTAACGAAAGAAATCCACAGTCTCAAATAAAGGTTGACCCGTCTGTTAGGGTACCTAGAAAAGGATCATCTGAGCAGCCTCGTGACAATAGTCATTTACAAGATAGCCACAGGATTAGGGAAGTATTCCATCTCTCTAAATCCATTCTAATGCACTAAATATTTTGTCTAAATGTGTATTCCTAAATAATTAAACCTGCTAGGAGACCGCCAAAAGGGAAAATTTAGGCTGACTCTTTAAGCTCTCCACATACAAGACCTCAGACTTATTAAAGTTCATTTTATAGTCTTAAAAAAGGACTGAATCTCCTCAGGTTTAGCTCAAAAGATTAGGTCATCATCAGCACACAGTGTCGTCAGCATTCTGTGTGGTGCTTTTAAGCCACGTATGGCTCCTGATTGTTTCAGCTCGTGGTTAATGAACTTCATGTTGGTTTTTACCTTCTGGAAAAATCGTCTTGGGGTGAATCAGCAGATGATTGATGAGTCGACTGAGGGGACGTCTAAAAAAGAATAttgtaattaaaataattggTTATTACACAGTCTTAACCAGTTATAGACAGTCTGTGGTACCTCTGGCTGGGGTAAGATGGCCTCCCCCCACTCAGCTTTTCTCGGCAGACCCCTCTGCGCCTGTTTCAGACTCTTCTCGTAAACCTCCATCTGAGCCAGGATCACCtgagaaacacagaaaaggggGAGCAAAAAGTTttcagtaaataaatgaacttgaATAATGACAGAAGCAACCTTTAATTTTACAAATCTTCACCCGTGTGTAGCTGTCAGGGTCCAGACCTCGGGGACAAAACGGAACCCCCCAGTAGTAGTGCACTGTCGAGCTGCCTGCACACTCGGGCGCCTTGCTGGCTGTTTCCTGCCTGCCGATTGTCTCCTTTGCAGCTGTGAAATTCTGACCTCGTTCGGTGGACAACGAGAATCTACCAGACACAATAAGACTGATAAGTAGAAGCAAAAACTTAATGTCGCCTCACACGGGATGCTTTGGTACCCGCAGATTGTTGGTGATGGTCCTGCAGAAGTTCCAGGCAGGTGGTTCAGGGTGGTGGACTGTTCTTCTGCCCGGTGGACAGGCATCTCATCTGGAAAGACCGGGCTTGGAGAACCTACCTGCTGACACATGTGGAGGAggaaataacagcagcagcatgtaaaacatgtaacagcagcagcatgtaaaACAGGGCCGTGAGGAGGGTCTCAGTACCGTGATGTCTTCATCTTCATCGGACCACAGGAGTGTCatgttgctgctcagctgctgctctgcatgtctggattcttcctccagcttctcagCAGTACGACCTAAAATCGGAGAGCAGCCACAGAGCGTCACACCCTGCTGAGGGATAGCAAGAGCCTGAGCAGTTTTCACTGTACCTGAGAGGGACGGCTGGTTCAGCCCGACAGGATTTATCAGAACAGCCTGAAAGAACAGAGAAGTTAAATAAATTCATGCACCTTTTTTGCTAAAGTTGTGGTGATGCAGAAATTTTAGTCAAGTTTTTTGGCAGTTGTGAGCGTAGACGTCCACTAGGGGTCAGTGTGCTGACGAGTTTGGCAGATCCTCGCTCAAAccaaacatttgcatgttttatcAACTGAGACTTTGTGGCCTCCTGCGCAGTTAAATCTTTCTCGCCTCTTTCATGGAGTGTTTCTGCATGTCCAGACATGTCGGTGGGAGTCGTTCAGTCCTGTCAAACACGGGACTTCTACTTCGAAGGTGCTCGGCTTCTCCTTCAGTGCTGCTAGAGGATCCTGGACTTCTACAGGTTGCTGATATTTCTGCAGGGTTTTTTGGAAAAACTGGACTCTGAGACCGACTGGAAGTGGATCTCACCACAGATGTTACACTCTCCTGAGATGAGAAATCGAATTTTGAGTTACAGTTGTGGACTTGGAGTCTGCAGGGACTCGGACTGGCCGCAGGCGGAGAATTCCGGCCGAACACCGGACTTCTGCAGTTCTCAGGAGTTGAATCTCCACCATCTCCCAGGTGGCTGTCGGAGAAAACCGGACTTTTGCGAAATGCACGGCCACTGCTGCGTTCAGGGCTTTTGGGAAATGTGGGGCTGCCGAGCTGAGCAGGTAAAGACTTCAGAGGAGAACTGTCCTGAGAACACCACACAAACCCTGAGCTCACACAagtctgcagcaggtcctggcTCAGGCGGGGGACGTGAACCTCGGCTTTGAAGTAAGATGAGGGGAAGATGGGGGATTTCTGGAGGGGACACTCCTCGATCTGGGTCAATTCAGAGCCCTGATATGTTTGTAAAGAGAAAAGACAATGTTTCAATCAACACATCATTAACACCAGAGTGAAGTTTAAAAGTCTTCCACCTAAATACAAAGTTATATAAGACATACACTAGAAGTGGGCCTAAAGCTTTAAAAGTTCCTCCAGTAGAAATGCTCTATCTGGATGTTTTCTGAAGCAGGAACAAATGCCCAGACCAACACGGCGTCACCAGAGAAATTTTGGACAAACCTCCAGTgagtccagctgcaggtccgGGACGTCTGAACTGCTTGGTGAAGTCTGCGAGTAGATTTTCTGAGTTGGAGGCAAACCTGGCATTTCCAGCAGAGGACTTCCCTCTTTCCTTTTACGCTTTCGACTCATTGTACTTTCATCTGTGCTGCGTTTTGTTCCTGAGaataaaaaagaagataaaagtcCTCTTTGGACCGAAACCATAAGAATGAGTGTAAGAAAATTACAGCCGAATTCAGGGCTAAACCTCGTCTCTGCTCCTTTGGTGTGCAGATGTCCCCTGATGCCCCCTGACTGACGGCTGATGTTGAATTTCCATTTGAGTACCAGAGTTTCCTTCGAGGGCAGATCATGGAGGGAGCGGCTGTTTCATCCAGCAGGCTCTGACTTTGAAATGGACACAGCTGATTCTGCGGTCTCATCTGCACAAAACAATGAATGATTTTATTAAGAAGTGAAGAGTAAAAAACACTGGAACGCCCTGAATGAGGTCCTGTTGGTGAAAAAGCCTGTTTGGACTTTTACAAAGTCACTAAATTGTCCATATTTGTGTACAGTCAAATACGCTGTACTCACACTCTCCCGGATGGCTTTCATCAtggcctcctcttcttctttctgccGTCTGATTGCTACGATATTGGCTTCCTGTTCACTCAGATTAAGAGCCAAGTCTATCAtctcctcttcagtcatctCTGAAGACGACAGCGACAGATGCACAAAGTCACCGTGCACCGTGAATACTTCATGATCGATATTGTGGAGCGTCTTTTGACACCCAACACTCACTCACCGTTAGGTCTGGAGTTGTTCTGTCTCTcttgtttgcatttttctctCAATGTCATGGGCGACAGACGCGATGACGGCGGCTTGCCCTGAAAGAAAGAGCCAAAAAGTTTTGTTGAGATGGACTGTCTGGAAAAATGCTACAAAGGTCACATAAATCATGACCAACTGGGTATCGTATAACATGAGGTTTCACAGCGTTTACTAAAGCTTTTGTGGGTTTACACTGTCATCTCTGGTGTCCAGCACTTCATCCTCCGATCGGTCTCCAGCAGGGATGTCAAAGGCATCCTTGACTCCTTCATTCCTCATCCTCGTCTTTAACCGAGAACccgagaaaaacaaaaaaacaagcacgGTTACACAGCCCAAAACAATTCTGCAAGAAATCTCTGCTTCattaatgcttttttaaaaaaaataaaaatcttaaaAACTAATGAGTTCACACGAGGCTGAACTGATTTATTGGTAACATGTGAAAAAATAAGTTAAAGAAACTGATTGGCAATAAACTTTCAATttaattaattatattaatgCCGGCTAtcttaaaatttaaaaaaatagcttTAATCCTGTCATAAACCACGGACTAACTATATAACACAACAATAGCGTTACACTTGTATAATAAAGCAACGCATAGAAATTGTTAACACAGCAGTTTGTGCCACATTATCGATTAGATGATGAGGAAGGAAGTCATTTTTATCTCACCTGTCGGACGCGATGTGAcggagaaatgaggaaaagatCGAGGAATGTCTTATTTACAGTTTTGGTACAGTTAgcttacacaaacacactcggtAACGAGTGGCTAAAACTGCAAATAAAGttcacattttccatttttctcaACAGGAAACTTCGGGATTGAAGTGCACCTGTAGTGGCCGCAGCTCTGTGTGATCAATGGTCGGATGAAACGGTTTTGAAGCCACTAATGTTCGTTTTAGAAGCACTGACGAATGAGTTTTCCTCACTTTCGCGGCGCCATGTTTGTTTCTACCCACGCACTCACGTGACCTTACGCAAGATGCGTTTAGGTTCCAGTCGAGAATTGGAAATTCTAAATATTGTAGTTTGGTTTATTGACCCAGATTATTTTAGATGAAACCGCGGATTTTTTAGAAGTTGCGGCTCTTTTGAAAATGTACTTGTCATACTTGGAATGCAAAATTATATAGCACTCCAAAATGCAtaagaaatgttttatttattgtttacaaaataaataaacccgtGAAAGAATGAAAAGTTTATTAAAAATTCAACACTCAAAACTGTGAAGTGAATACAAAAATGATTAGTAAAAACGTAGTTGTGAAGCATGGATGGGAACTATTAAACATCAcatttactttaaaacaattttatacatttttttaacatttatttatttgttctcaTGTTTTGTAGGAGGAGCTCCTCGTCTGGGCAATCCAGGAAGTGAAGGAAGAGACAAGAGCATAGACGCCGGGCTTCTGTGGAAGCCCACAACCAGTCCCAAAGGACACCACACCTGTTGGACACCAGTCAGATGACAT
This window harbors:
- the uimc1 gene encoding uncharacterized protein uimc1 isoform X2 — protein: MRNEGVKDAFDIPAGDRSEDEVLDTRDDSGKPPSSRLSPMTLREKCKQERQNNSRPNEMTEEEMIDLALNLSEQEANIVAIRRQKEEEEAMMKAIRESMRPQNQLCPFQSQSLLDETAAPSMICPRRKLWYSNGNSTSAVSQGASGDICTPKEQRRGTKRSTDESTMSRKRKRKEGSPLLEMPGLPPTQKIYSQTSPSSSDVPDLQLDSLEGSELTQIEECPLQKSPIFPSSYFKAEVHVPRLSQDLLQTCVSSGFVWCSQDSSPLKSLPAQLGSPTFPKSPERSSGRAFRKSPVFSDSHLGDGGDSTPENCRSPVFGRNSPPAASPSPCRLQVHNCNSKFDFSSQESVTSVVRSTSSRSQSPVFPKNPAEISATCRSPGSSSSTEGEAEHLRSRSPVFDRTERLPPTCLDMQKHSMKEAVLINPVGLNQPSLSGRTAEKLEEESRHAEQQLSSNMTLLWSDEDEDITVGSPSPVFPDEMPVHRAEEQSTTLNHLPGTSAGPSPTICGFSLSTERGQNFTAAKETIGRQETASKAPECAGSSTVHYYWGVPFCPRGLDPDSYTRVILAQMEVYEKSLKQAQRGLPRKAEWGEAILPQPETSPQSTHQSSADSPQDDFSRRRVLRLRSKKPCEAGDANAEGGEGGGNEGEAEYEPPEKRDEEDGGLMDTDDCRVCPETQLSDMNDDRTRDVIVVADAAAQLPSKSPDLLDVDMILQDDSTAADEQLKEADIDALLESSSEEDVLDRGKTEEDVEMDDLGDGALRRATSPEPDLPVTCQAREPGVNCPMCQRSYPMTEIEVHAAYCDGEETTQDRPEPDFHQASLKPRRKRARKEEEELAESCSTVSNREKCYICQAVVPLRDYGKHTELCIQQSKTENLLSALDKTESRDSEARPSGSKLQPGYVIDLLNDDDDDDVAEEADERAVRISNSPIRSFTPISEATDCLIDFRKQQRSRKLNRRRR
- the uimc1 gene encoding BRCA1-A complex subunit RAP80 isoform X4, whose protein sequence is MRNEGVKDAFDIPAGDRSEDEVLDTRDDSGKPPSSRLSPMTLREKCKQERQNNSRPNEMTEEEMIDLALNLSEQEANIVAIRRQKEEEEAMMKAIRESMRPQNQLCPFQSQSLLDETAAPSMICPRRKLWYSNGNSTSAVSQGASGDICTPKEQRRGTKRSTDESTMSRKRKRKEGSPLLEMPGLPPTQKIYSQTSPSSSDVPDLQLDSLEGSELTQIEECPLQKSPIFPSSYFKAEVHVPRLSQDLLQTCAVLINPVGLNQPSLSGRTAEKLEEESRHAEQQLSSNMTLLWSDEDEDITQVGSPSPVFPDEMPVHRAEEQSTTLNHLPGTSAGPSPTICGFSLSTERGQNFTAAKETIGRQETASKAPECAGSSTVHYYWGVPFCPRGLDPDSYTRVILAQMEVYEKSLKQAQRGLPRKAEWGEAILPQPETSPQSTHQSSADSPQDDFSRRRVLRLRSKKPCEAGDANAEGGEGGGNEGEAEYEPPEKRDEEDGGLMDTDDCRVCPETQLSDMNDDRTRDVIVVADAAAQLPSKSPDLLDVDMILQDDSTAADEQLKEADIDALLESSSEEDVLDRGKTEEDVEMDDLGDGALRRATSPEPDLPVTCQAREPGVNCPMCQRSYPMTEIEVHAAYCDGEETTQDRPEPDFHQASLKPRRKRARKEEEELAESCSTVSNREKCYICQAVVPLRDYGKHTELCIQQSKTENLLSALDKTESRDSEARPSGSKLQPGYVIDLLNDDDDDDVAEEADERAVRISNSPIRSFTPISEATDCLIDFRKQQRSRKLNRRRR
- the uimc1 gene encoding uncharacterized protein uimc1 isoform X3 translates to MRNEGVKDAFDIPAGDRSEDEVLDTRDDSGKPPSSRLSPMTLREKCKQERQNNSRPNEMTEEEMIDLALNLSEQEANIVAIRRQKEEEEAMMKAIRESMRPQNQLCPFQSQSLLDETAAPSMICPRRKLWYSNGNSTSAVSQGASGDICTPKEQRRGTKRSTDESTMSRKRKRKEGSPLLEMPGLPPTQKIYSQTSPSSSDVPDLQLDSLEGSELTQIEECPLQKSPIFPSSYFKAEVHVPRLSQDLLQTCVSSGFVWCSQDSSPLKSLPAQLGSPTFPKSPERSSGRAFRKSPVFSDSHLGDGGDSTPENCRSPVFGRNSPPAASPSPCRLQVHNCNSKFDFSSQESVTSVVRSTSSRSQSPVFPKNPAEISATCRSPGSSSSTEGEAEHLRSRSPVFDRTERLPPTCLDMQKHSMKEAVLINPVGLNQPSLSGRTAEKLEEESRHAEQQLSSNMTLLWSDEDEDITQVGSPSPVFPDEMPVHRAEEQSTTLNHLPGTSAGPSPTICGFSLSTERGQNFTAAKETIGRQETASKAPECAGSSTVHYYWGVPFCPRGLDPDSYTRVILAQMEVYEKSLKQAQRGLPRKAEWGEAILPQPETSPQSTHQSSADSPQDDFSRRRVLRLRSKKPCEAGDANAEGGEGGGNEGEAEYEPPEKRDEEDGGLMDTDDCRVCPETQLSDMNDDRTRDVIVVADAAAQLPSKSPDLLDVDMILQDDSTAADEQLKEADIDALLESSSEEDVLDRGKTEEDVEMDDLGDGALRRATSPEPDLPVTCQAREPGVNCPMCQRSYPMTEIEVHAAYCDGEETTQDRPEPDFHQASLKPRRKRARKEEEELAESCSTVREKCYICQAVVPLRDYGKHTELCIQQSKTENLLSALDKTESRDSEARPSGSKLQPGYVIDLLNDDDDDDVAEEADERAVRISNSPIRSFTPISEATDCLIDFRKQQRSRKLNRRRR
- the uimc1 gene encoding uncharacterized protein uimc1 isoform X1; this translates as MRNEGVKDAFDIPAGDRSEDEVLDTRDDSGKPPSSRLSPMTLREKCKQERQNNSRPNEMTEEEMIDLALNLSEQEANIVAIRRQKEEEEAMMKAIRESMRPQNQLCPFQSQSLLDETAAPSMICPRRKLWYSNGNSTSAVSQGASGDICTPKEQRRGTKRSTDESTMSRKRKRKEGSPLLEMPGLPPTQKIYSQTSPSSSDVPDLQLDSLEGSELTQIEECPLQKSPIFPSSYFKAEVHVPRLSQDLLQTCVSSGFVWCSQDSSPLKSLPAQLGSPTFPKSPERSSGRAFRKSPVFSDSHLGDGGDSTPENCRSPVFGRNSPPAASPSPCRLQVHNCNSKFDFSSQESVTSVVRSTSSRSQSPVFPKNPAEISATCRSPGSSSSTEGEAEHLRSRSPVFDRTERLPPTCLDMQKHSMKEAVLINPVGLNQPSLSGRTAEKLEEESRHAEQQLSSNMTLLWSDEDEDITQVGSPSPVFPDEMPVHRAEEQSTTLNHLPGTSAGPSPTICGFSLSTERGQNFTAAKETIGRQETASKAPECAGSSTVHYYWGVPFCPRGLDPDSYTRVILAQMEVYEKSLKQAQRGLPRKAEWGEAILPQPETSPQSTHQSSADSPQDDFSRRRVLRLRSKKPCEAGDANAEGGEGGGNEGEAEYEPPEKRDEEDGGLMDTDDCRVCPETQLSDMNDDRTRDVIVVADAAAQLPSKSPDLLDVDMILQDDSTAADEQLKEADIDALLESSSEEDVLDRGKTEEDVEMDDLGDGALRRATSPEPDLPVTCQAREPGVNCPMCQRSYPMTEIEVHAAYCDGEETTQDRPEPDFHQASLKPRRKRARKEEEELAESCSTVSNREKCYICQAVVPLRDYGKHTELCIQQSKTENLLSALDKTESRDSEARPSGSKLQPGYVIDLLNDDDDDDVAEEADERAVRISNSPIRSFTPISEATDCLIDFRKQQRSRKLNRRRR